Below is a window of Shinella sp. PSBB067 DNA.
GGGGTTGAGCGGCGTCCAGACCGGCCCCGGCGCCACGGCATTGACGCGGATGCCCCGCGGCACGAGCTGGCCGGCGAGCGAGCGCGTGAAGGCATGGATGCCGCCCTTCGTCATCGAATAGTCGAGCAGGTTCTTCGATCCCTCCAGGCCCGTGACCGACCCCGTATTGACGATCGCCGAACCCGGCGCCATATGCGGCACCGCCGCCTGCGCCATGAAGAAATAGCCGTAGAGATTGGTCTTCAGCGTCTCGTCGAAATGCGCCTCGGAAAGATCGAGGATATCCTTGCTGTGAACCTGGAACGCGGCGTTGTTCACCAGGATATCGAGCCGGCCGAGGTCCTGCACGACGCATTTCACCGTATCCGCGCAGAAGGCCTTGTCCTTGACGTCGCCGGCAAAGGCGATGCAGCGCCGCCCCTCCGCCTCGACGGCCGCGATGGTGTCCCGCGCGTCCCTTCCTTCCGCAAGATGGGCGATCGCGACATCCGCTCCCTCGCGGGCGAAGAGCACGGCGACCGCCCGGCCGATACCGGAATCGCCCCCCGTGACGAGCGCCACCTTGCCTTTCAGCTTCTCCGATCCCTTGTAGAAGGGCGCGTCGTACATCGGCGGCGGATCGAGCGCGGCTTCATGGCCGGGCTTCGGCTGATGCTGCTTGGGAAAGGGCGGAACCGGATAAAGCCGCGCACCGGCCTGCATCGCCTCGGGCTCGTCCCCTCCGCCCTTGCTGTCGGCCTTCGCCACCTCTTTCTGGATCTCGCGCTGTTTTGCCGCCGTGCGGGCGGATTGGCTCTGGCTCATCGCAGCCTCCTCAAAGCTCGGTCGGACGGATGTTGTCGACACGGACATTCCCGGCGACCACTTCGCGCGACCCTTCCACCGGATAGGCCGGACCGGTCTCATCGACGACCGTATAAAGCTTCTCGTTGCGGAAGGCGCTGGACGAGGTCGTGGAATTGCCGTCACCCGGAAGCGCATCGATTTCGAGATAGTCGAGCTCGGCCTCTGCCGCCACGACCCGCGCATCACCGCTGGACCTTGCCCGCACCACCACCTCGCCCTGGTTCGGCGCAAGGTCCCAGTTCGTGTCCGTTGCCGCGGCAACGGGAACGAGGCGGAAGAGCTTCAACTGCTCGACATCGGAATAGTCGGCAACGGGCGCCTCGGCATCCTGCCGCGGCGCGTTTTCATCGAAGCCGGCGGACCAGTCGCGGGCGGGCGTTGCCATGCCGGGCGGCGTGCGGTGCGCCGTGGCGTCGTCGCTGCCGGTGATGACGCGCGGCTTGGCGCTGGAAACGCCGTCATTGCCGCGCCCGGCCTCGGATACCGCAAATTGTGGCACGGCATCGGCGCGGATGATCGTCTCGCGGCCTGTCTCGGCCGATACGACACTGTCGGAACCCGGCATGGCGCGCGGCTCGACGGGAACCACCTGCTCGTCCTTTTCCTGATAGGCCGCGCCCGACGCCTCCCGGCGCCCTTCGTCATGCATGGCCTGGCTGCCGGACACCTCACCGGCCAACTGCTTGAAATAACCGGAAATCTTCTCGATCAAACCCATCGTCGTTCCTCACATCCTGGTTTCGAGGCGAGCCATCGCGGCCTTCACGATCGCGCGAATCTCGTCATCCGCGATCTGCTGGGCCGCAAAGGCGGCATCGGGCTCGACGCCCGGATCCTCCTCGTGGTCGATGACCGTTTCGTTGTCGCGCGCCATGGCGATAAGCGCCTCGCGCGCCTCGGGAATGGCGGCCACCACCGAAAGAAGTTCGACCAGCAGACGCCGGTGCGCGTTGATCCTGCCTTCCAGATGAGCCGCATTTTGCAAAGTCATGCCCGCCTCCCGCGATAGAGCGCTAACGGCAGCACCGGAGGATTGTTCCGGCGTCTGTGGGGCACGGCTGGCATGCGGCGAAAAAACTGGCCTTGGCGGCGCGCAATCTGCTATAAGAGCCATTCAAACGCTTCCGACGGTTCCGGGGATTTTTCTCCGGAGACCGTTTTCTTTTGCGTTCGTGCAGGCGGGAGCCTGGGCGACGCGGTCTGAAGGACGGGATAAAATGGTTGAAAAGGTACCGATGACCCAGGACGGTTTCGTCAAGCTGCAGGAAGAACTGCGCTGGCGCCAGCAGGAGGAACGTCCGCGAATCATCGAGGCGATCGCCGAGGCACGCGCCCATGGCGACCTGTCGGAAAACGCCGAGTACCACGCCGCCAAGGAAGCCCAGAGCCACAACGAAGGCCGCATCACCGAGCTGGAAGACTTCGTCGCCCGCGCCGAGGTCATCGACCTCACCAAGATGTCCGGCTCCAAGATCAAGTTCGGCGCCCGCGTGAAGCTCGTCGACGAGGACACCGAGGAAGAGAAGGTCTACCAGATCGTCGGCGACCAGGAGGCCGACGTGAAGCAGGGCCGCATCTCGATCTCCTCCCCCATCGCCCGCGCCCTCATCGGCAAGGAAGTCGGCGACTCGATCGAAGTCAACGCCCCCGGCGGCTCCAAGGCCTACGAGATTCTGGCGGTAAGCTGGGGTTGATGGTCGGTCCATGCCGAACAGACCGGATATTCGCGACGTCGAGGTCATCGCGCCCAATTTCAAGCGCCGCCTGTCCGGCGTGACCTCGACGATCATCCAGCTTGTTCCCGTCCAGAACAAGCTGGGCCAGAAGGTGGCAACGCTCGGCCCAGGCCTCCCGGATACGCTGCCCAAGCTGCGCTGGCGCGATCTCCTGTCCCTGTGGACCCCGCCGCCCGGCCGCAAGGCCCGGATCTGGCATGCGCGGCGCAACGTCGAAATGCTGGCCGGACTCGTGATGCGCGACCTGCTGCGCATGAAGCTGAAGCTGGTCTTCACTTCCGCCTCGCAGCGCCGCCATACGGGCTGGACGAAGTTCCTGATCTCACGCATGGACGCGGTCATTGCCACGAGCGCGAAGACCGCCTCCTATCTCGAGGTGCCCTGCACCGTCATCATGCACGGCATCGACACCGAGCGCTTCTCGCCGCCTGCCGACAAGGCCGCCGCCAAAGCTGCGCTCGGTCTCGACCCCGCCCAGAAATACGTCGGCTGCTTCGGCCGCATCCGCCATCAGAAGGGAACGGACCTCTTCGTCGACGCAATGATCGCCCTCTTGCCGGAACGCCCGGACTGGTCAGCCATCATAGCGGGCCGCGCTACGGCCCAGCATGTGGAGTTCGAAACAGAATTGAAGGAAAAGGTGCGCGCCGCGGGCCTGGACAAACGAATTCTTTTCGTCGGCGAGCACACCAACATCCACGAATGGTACCGCCCCCTCGACCTCTTCGTCGCCCCCCAGCGCTGGGAAGGCTTCGGCCTGACGCCGCTGGAGGCAATGGCGACGGGCGTACCGGTTGTGGCGACGGATGTGGGGGCGTTCAGCGAGTTGATCGTGACGGGAGAAGGGGAAACCGGCCTTCTCATCCCCGCCGACAGCCTCAGTTCCATAGCGCAAGCCGCGGCAAGCCTAATGAATGACACTGCCCGGCGCAACGCCGTCGGCTCGCAAGGGCGCCGGCATATTGCATCCCGCTTCACCATTGAAAACGAGGCGCGGCACGTTGCTGCGGTGTACCGGCGGACGCTTGAGGCCTAAGATCAGCGGCCCACGTAGTCGTCGTGGTTCGGACGCGCACGAAGCGCTGCGCGCTGCGCGATTTTCGCCTGCGTCAGGAAAGCATATATAAACCCCGTCATCGCTTCGATGAAGCCGGGCACGCCGCACCGCCACAGGCCATTCCTGAAATACAGCCGCAGAAAATAGATGATCGGCGAAAAGATCAGTTTCGACAAGCTGGGTCGGCGGCCTTCCGCGATCTGTTGATCCGCCTTCAGCGTCGAATACTTGTTTTCCTTAAGAATTTGCTCATCAATGATCAACGGGCGAAAATGCAGCAGACTGCCCGTCGTCACGCTCTTCACCTCGCCGTTCGCCGCGATCCCTTCATGAACCTGCTGACGCAGGTCATAGGCGCCCCGGCCACGACGAATGAGCCGGAGGTTCTTCCGCTCCCGAACATTTTCGGACGTGTATCCATATCCCACGAGGTAAGGCCGGCGTGCAACGCGCCATCCCACGACCTCATCCGGCGCGTCAAGCAACTCCGGCAAAAGTCTCCGCAACGCTTTATCCAGCCGCTCGTCGGAATCTATGTTGAGGCACCAGTCCTGCGTGCATTGTTCAAGCGCAAATTGCTTCTGCCCCGCATAACCGCGCCATGTTTCCCGAAACAGTCGCAACGGCCACCCTTTGTCGATGTAGGACTGGATGAGCGCGAGCGTACCGTCGGTGGACCCGGAGTCCACGATGACGATTTCCGCAAAGCCCTCAAGACTTTCGATACAGTGACCGAGGTAATGTTCCTCGTTCTGGCAGATGATGAAGGCCGAAATGGACAGATAGGACATTTGACTTTCGGTTCCTTAGCTTTCAAACACGTTCTGGCTTGACCCATAGAACAAGGGTCGTGTTTCGAATAGGGCAAGAGTACAAACTTGAAGATCCTCCTTATCAACCTCGAAAGAAATCCGGAACGCCTCTCGCGGATGTCCACCCTGCTTTCGGACATGCAGCTTCCATTCGAGCGAATCGACGCGGTAGACGGCAAATGTCTATCAACGCAGGAACAGGCCCGCTGGTCGCAGAGCCAAGCCGACGGCAGCCCTTTTCTCTCTCCGAGCGAAGTGGGCTGCTATCTCAGTCATCGCATCGCCTGGGCAAAAATTGCCGGCCTGGAAAGCGACTTCGGCCTAGTGCTTGAAGACGACCTGCACTTCGCCGAAGGATGTGCGGGATTCTTCAGCACGAATGACTGGATTCCCGACGATGCCGACGTCGTGAAAGTGGAAACCGTTTTCTGGAAAACCTTGATCGGCAGAAGCCACAGGGATATAGGAAACGGATATTCTGTAACCCGGCTTCATGGCCAGCACTTCGGCATGGCAGGTTATATACTTTCGCCGGGCTGCGCCCGTACATTGCTGAATCTTGGCGCTCTGGACCGCGCAATCGATCAGATATTCTTCGACCCTGCCTCCGGCCTGTTCCATGACCTTACTCTTTATCAAGCCATGCCGGCCTTCTGTGTGCAAGATCAGTTCATCGCGCAAAATCACCTAGGAATACCCACGAACATCGAGCGGGGGTGGGACCTAAAGAGCCGGCGCAGGGCACTGGCTCAGAAAGTCGGAAGGGAACTGTCCCGACCGCTTTCTCAGCTACGCGACATTATCGTCGGGCGGCTTTTGTCCCCTTTCACCCGGAAGAAGCTGACGAAAATCGGGTTCAGGCCATATCTTCCACCAGTTCAACCATCATCAGTAGATCGTTGAACTGCCCACCAGCAGGTAAGCGCAGCGTCTTGCCATCGAAGACCGCCTCTCGGAACGAAGACGGAATCTCATATTCGCGGCGATCGGCAAAACCACCTCTGGCTTTCACATCGGCGAGATAGGCGATCAGATTTTCCCGCCTAAGCGCAACCTCGCCACGAAGCTTCCTCTCCTTGGACGGCCGATAGCCAAGTCCGGAAATATGCCGCCTGAAGTCATACTTCAGGCGTGACAGGACATTGATTTTCTTGGGCGACAGGAGCCCATTCATATCGACCCCGGCGCGACGGGCGGCTTTCGAGAGATATTGGTATCCCCAGTTGTCCAGATCATCGACCCCCTCGCGGAAACGCCCCATCCATGGCTTGTCCGGCTTGCTGAAATGTAAAA
It encodes the following:
- a CDS encoding glycosyltransferase family 2 protein, which produces MSYLSISAFIICQNEEHYLGHCIESLEGFAEIVIVDSGSTDGTLALIQSYIDKGWPLRLFRETWRGYAGQKQFALEQCTQDWCLNIDSDERLDKALRRLLPELLDAPDEVVGWRVARRPYLVGYGYTSENVRERKNLRLIRRGRGAYDLRQQVHEGIAANGEVKSVTTGSLLHFRPLIIDEQILKENKYSTLKADQQIAEGRRPSLSKLIFSPIIYFLRLYFRNGLWRCGVPGFIEAMTGFIYAFLTQAKIAQRAALRARPNHDDYVGR
- a CDS encoding SDR family oxidoreductase; this translates as MSQSQSARTAAKQREIQKEVAKADSKGGGDEPEAMQAGARLYPVPPFPKQHQPKPGHEAALDPPPMYDAPFYKGSEKLKGKVALVTGGDSGIGRAVAVLFAREGADVAIAHLAEGRDARDTIAAVEAEGRRCIAFAGDVKDKAFCADTVKCVVQDLGRLDILVNNAAFQVHSKDILDLSEAHFDETLKTNLYGYFFMAQAAVPHMAPGSAIVNTGSVTGLEGSKNLLDYSMTKGGIHAFTRSLAGQLVPRGIRVNAVAPGPVWTPLNPSDKEAEDVAEFGAQTPMKRPAQPEELAPAYVFLASPQCSSYITGEVLPIIGGY
- a CDS encoding glycosyltransferase family 4 protein yields the protein MPNRPDIRDVEVIAPNFKRRLSGVTSTIIQLVPVQNKLGQKVATLGPGLPDTLPKLRWRDLLSLWTPPPGRKARIWHARRNVEMLAGLVMRDLLRMKLKLVFTSASQRRHTGWTKFLISRMDAVIATSAKTASYLEVPCTVIMHGIDTERFSPPADKAAAKAALGLDPAQKYVGCFGRIRHQKGTDLFVDAMIALLPERPDWSAIIAGRATAQHVEFETELKEKVRAAGLDKRILFVGEHTNIHEWYRPLDLFVAPQRWEGFGLTPLEAMATGVPVVATDVGAFSELIVTGEGETGLLIPADSLSSIAQAAASLMNDTARRNAVGSQGRRHIASRFTIENEARHVAAVYRRTLEA
- the greA gene encoding transcription elongation factor GreA; this encodes MVEKVPMTQDGFVKLQEELRWRQQEERPRIIEAIAEARAHGDLSENAEYHAAKEAQSHNEGRITELEDFVARAEVIDLTKMSGSKIKFGARVKLVDEDTEEEKVYQIVGDQEADVKQGRISISSPIARALIGKEVGDSIEVNAPGGSKAYEILAVSWG
- a CDS encoding glycosyltransferase family 25 protein, whose amino-acid sequence is MKILLINLERNPERLSRMSTLLSDMQLPFERIDAVDGKCLSTQEQARWSQSQADGSPFLSPSEVGCYLSHRIAWAKIAGLESDFGLVLEDDLHFAEGCAGFFSTNDWIPDDADVVKVETVFWKTLIGRSHRDIGNGYSVTRLHGQHFGMAGYILSPGCARTLLNLGALDRAIDQIFFDPASGLFHDLTLYQAMPAFCVQDQFIAQNHLGIPTNIERGWDLKSRRRALAQKVGRELSRPLSQLRDIIVGRLLSPFTRKKLTKIGFRPYLPPVQPSSVDR